One Methylomonas sp. LL1 DNA window includes the following coding sequences:
- the rpoB gene encoding DNA-directed RNA polymerase subunit beta — MAYSFTEKKRIRNNFGKGTEVLEVPYLLATQIDSYASFLQSGIQPEKRRNNGLHAAFSSVFPVVSHSGYAVLEYVKYRLGEPAFDVRECQQRGATFSAPLRVLVRLVIYDKDAPANTKVVKDIREQEVYMGELPLMTDNGTFVINGTERVIVSQLHRSPGVFFDHDKGKTHSSGKLLFNARVIPYRGSWLDFEFDHKDAVYVRIDRRRKIPATILLRALGYDNEEMIKIFFETNKFSLSADKFMFHVIPDRLRGEMAVFDIKHDGAVVIEEGRRITAKHVRQLEKAGVTEIEVPRDYLYGKILGHNVIDKSTGELVASVNDELTEPLLQKLIEAGVDQINTLYVNDLDRGPYISNAMRLDTTTNRMEALVEIYRMMRPGEPPTVESAENLFENLFFTDERYDLSAVGRMKFNRRLGREEIEGTGTLSREDIIDVLKELIKIRNGNGVVDDIDHLGNRRVRSVGEMIENQFRIGLVRVERAVRERLTLADSEGLMPQEIINAKPVSAAVKEFFGSSQLSQFMDQNNPLSQVTHKRRVSALGPGGLARERAGFEVRDVHTTHYGRVCPIETPEGPNIGLINSLSVYARTNEYGFLETPYRKVVNGLVTDQVDYISAIEEGEYVIAQSSVAVDEKGKLVEGLVSCRYKDEFTLASSDTVQYMDVSSKQIVSVAASIIPFLEHDDANRALMGSNMQRQAVPTLRAEKPLVGTGMERVVAKDSGVTVVATRGGRIEAVDAGRIVVRANDDETIAGVPGVDIYNLIKYTRSNQNTCINQKPLVRLGDTVNKGDILADGPSTDLGELALGQNMLIAFMPWNGYNFEDSILVSERVVKEDRFTTIHIEEKTCVARETKHSPEEITADIPNVSEEALSKLDESGIVYVGAEVKGGDILVGKVTPKGETQLTPEEKLLRAIFGEKAADVKDTSLRVPNNVRGTVIDVQVFTRDGVKKDNRALEIEEAEIKRYRKDLDDQLKIVEHDIMARVKTLLTGKKSEVGPKGLKKGEDITENYLDSLTHSELLKIRTQDEDVNLQLESVAEQIEQQRKEFEERFEQKKKKITMGDDLAPGVLKMVKVYLAVKKRIQPGDKMAGRHGNKGVISMIVPVEDMPYTADGNPVDILLNPLGVPSRMNVGQVLETHLGWAAKGLGIKIGKMLEAQAKVNEIRGFLEKIYNCSGRNEDLNSLSDKEILELAVNLVSGVPMATPVFDGASEEDIRTMLRLADLPEHGQTVLYDGLTGEPFEREVTVGYMYMLKLNHLVDDKMHARSTGPYSLVTQQPLGGKAQFGGQRFGEMEVWALEAYGAAYTLQEMLTVKSDDVTGRTRMYKNIVDGNHTMEAGMPESFNVLVKEIRSLAVNIEMEQD, encoded by the coding sequence ATGGCCTATTCTTTTACCGAAAAAAAGCGTATCCGTAATAATTTTGGGAAAGGTACCGAGGTACTTGAAGTCCCTTATCTTTTAGCAACACAAATTGATTCCTATGCAAGTTTCTTGCAATCGGGCATACAGCCCGAAAAAAGACGCAATAATGGGTTGCATGCCGCATTTTCAAGTGTATTTCCGGTGGTTAGCCACTCAGGATATGCCGTACTTGAATATGTGAAATATCGCTTGGGGGAACCCGCTTTCGATGTAAGAGAGTGTCAACAACGCGGCGCAACTTTCTCCGCACCACTGCGAGTATTGGTGCGCTTGGTCATTTACGACAAGGATGCTCCGGCGAATACAAAAGTCGTCAAGGATATTCGCGAACAGGAAGTCTACATGGGTGAATTGCCCCTGATGACAGACAACGGTACTTTTGTGATCAACGGCACCGAGCGGGTTATCGTTTCGCAATTACACCGTTCACCCGGCGTATTCTTTGATCACGACAAAGGCAAAACCCACTCATCCGGCAAACTGTTGTTCAATGCCCGCGTGATTCCTTATCGTGGCTCATGGTTGGATTTCGAATTCGATCATAAGGATGCGGTCTACGTTCGCATCGACAGACGCCGTAAAATCCCGGCAACCATTTTGTTGCGCGCGCTGGGTTACGACAACGAAGAGATGATCAAAATTTTCTTCGAAACCAATAAATTCTCGTTGAGTGCCGACAAATTCATGTTCCATGTAATCCCCGATAGATTACGTGGCGAAATGGCGGTATTCGACATCAAGCATGATGGCGCGGTCGTCATCGAAGAAGGCCGTAGAATTACGGCAAAACACGTCCGGCAATTGGAAAAAGCCGGCGTCACCGAAATCGAGGTACCAAGAGATTACTTATACGGAAAAATCTTGGGCCATAATGTCATCGACAAATCCACCGGTGAATTAGTGGCCAGCGTCAATGATGAGTTGACCGAGCCATTGTTGCAGAAATTGATCGAAGCCGGCGTGGATCAAATAAACACGCTGTATGTCAATGATTTAGACCGTGGGCCTTATATTTCAAACGCAATGCGTCTGGATACGACGACTAACCGTATGGAAGCGCTGGTTGAGATCTATCGGATGATGCGCCCCGGCGAGCCACCAACCGTCGAATCCGCCGAAAACCTGTTTGAAAATTTGTTCTTTACCGACGAGCGTTATGACCTGTCGGCTGTCGGTCGAATGAAATTCAACCGCCGCCTGGGCAGGGAAGAAATTGAAGGTACAGGCACATTGAGTAGGGAAGACATCATCGATGTCTTGAAAGAGCTTATCAAGATCAGAAACGGCAATGGCGTCGTTGACGATATTGACCATTTGGGCAACAGGCGCGTGCGCTCGGTTGGCGAGATGATCGAAAACCAATTCCGGATTGGTCTGGTGCGCGTCGAGCGCGCAGTCAGAGAGCGTTTGACCTTGGCCGATTCCGAAGGCTTGATGCCGCAGGAAATCATCAATGCCAAGCCGGTGTCGGCGGCGGTCAAGGAATTCTTTGGGTCCAGCCAGCTGTCACAGTTTATGGATCAAAATAATCCGCTGTCGCAAGTGACTCATAAGCGCCGGGTATCGGCATTGGGACCAGGCGGTTTGGCCAGAGAGCGTGCCGGTTTCGAGGTGCGCGACGTTCATACCACCCACTATGGACGGGTATGTCCAATCGAAACGCCAGAGGGACCGAATATCGGTTTGATCAACTCTTTATCGGTTTATGCCAGAACCAATGAATATGGTTTTCTGGAGACCCCTTATCGGAAGGTTGTTAACGGCCTGGTGACCGATCAAGTGGATTATATTTCCGCGATCGAAGAGGGCGAATATGTCATCGCTCAGTCCAGCGTGGCTGTCGACGAAAAAGGGAAGTTGGTCGAAGGCTTGGTGTCATGCCGTTATAAGGACGAGTTTACCCTGGCATCTTCCGATACCGTGCAGTATATGGACGTGTCGTCAAAACAGATTGTATCGGTTGCGGCTTCAATTATTCCATTTTTGGAACATGACGACGCCAACCGAGCGTTGATGGGCTCTAACATGCAACGCCAAGCCGTGCCGACTCTGCGCGCGGAAAAACCCTTGGTGGGAACCGGCATGGAGCGTGTGGTTGCTAAAGACTCCGGTGTAACCGTGGTTGCAACGCGTGGCGGACGTATCGAAGCAGTTGATGCCGGACGTATCGTGGTCCGGGCAAATGACGATGAAACTATCGCCGGCGTACCGGGCGTGGATATTTACAATTTAATCAAATATACCCGTTCCAACCAAAATACCTGTATCAACCAAAAGCCATTGGTCAGACTGGGCGATACCGTTAACAAGGGTGATATTCTTGCCGATGGTCCGTCTACAGACCTTGGTGAATTGGCCTTGGGCCAAAACATGCTGATCGCGTTCATGCCCTGGAATGGTTATAACTTCGAGGACTCTATTTTGGTGTCCGAGCGGGTGGTGAAGGAAGATCGTTTCACCACGATTCATATCGAAGAAAAAACCTGCGTGGCCCGTGAAACCAAGCATAGCCCAGAAGAGATTACCGCCGATATTCCAAATGTCAGCGAAGAAGCTCTGTCCAAATTGGATGAGTCCGGCATTGTGTATGTCGGCGCAGAAGTCAAGGGCGGCGATATTCTGGTCGGAAAAGTAACCCCGAAAGGCGAAACCCAATTGACGCCGGAAGAAAAATTGCTGCGCGCAATTTTTGGCGAAAAAGCAGCCGACGTAAAAGATACCTCGTTGCGCGTACCGAATAACGTGCGCGGTACCGTCATCGACGTTCAGGTGTTTACGCGCGATGGTGTCAAAAAAGACAATCGGGCGCTCGAAATTGAAGAAGCGGAGATCAAGCGCTATCGTAAAGATTTGGATGATCAGCTGAAAATCGTAGAGCACGACATCATGGCGCGGGTGAAAACCTTGCTGACCGGTAAAAAATCCGAAGTAGGACCTAAAGGCCTGAAAAAAGGCGAAGATATTACGGAAAACTACCTGGATAGCCTGACACATTCCGAGTTGCTGAAAATTAGAACCCAGGATGAAGATGTCAATCTGCAACTCGAATCCGTGGCCGAGCAAATTGAGCAGCAGCGCAAGGAGTTTGAGGAACGGTTCGAACAGAAAAAGAAAAAAATCACCATGGGTGACGATCTGGCGCCGGGCGTATTGAAAATGGTCAAGGTGTACTTGGCTGTTAAGAAGCGCATACAACCCGGCGACAAAATGGCTGGACGTCACGGTAACAAAGGTGTTATCTCCATGATCGTGCCGGTTGAAGACATGCCTTACACAGCCGACGGCAATCCGGTGGATATTTTGTTGAACCCTCTTGGTGTACCATCCCGGATGAACGTCGGGCAGGTATTGGAAACGCATTTGGGTTGGGCCGCTAAAGGCCTGGGTATCAAGATCGGCAAGATGCTGGAAGCACAGGCTAAGGTTAACGAAATTAGAGGTTTCTTAGAGAAAATCTACAACTGCAGCGGGCGAAATGAAGATCTGAATTCATTGTCGGATAAAGAGATTTTGGAATTGGCTGTGAATTTGGTCAGCGGTGTGCCGATGGCTACCCCGGTCTTCGACGGTGCGTCGGAAGAGGATATTCGAACCATGCTGCGTCTGGCGGATTTGCCTGAACATGGACAAACCGTGCTGTATGATGGCTTGACTGGGGAACCGTTCGAGCGTGAAGTGACCGTAGGTTATATGTATATGCTGAAATTGAACCATTTGGTTGACGATAAGATGCATGCCCGTTCCACCGGTCCTTACAGTTTGGTCACGCAACAACCTTTGGGTGGTAAAGCCCAATTTGGCGGACAACGATTTGGTGAGATGGAGGTATGGGCACTGGAAGCTTATGGTGCGGCATACACCTTGCAAGAAATGCTGACAGTTAAGTCGGACGACGTCACCGGAAGAACCCGGATGTATAAAAACATCGTCGATGGTAATCACACAATGGAAGCCGGTATGCCGGAGTCGTTTAACGTATTGGTTAAGGAAATACGTTCATTGGCAGTCAATATCGAAATGGAACAAGACTAA
- the tuf gene encoding elongation factor Tu: protein MAKEKFERKKPHVNVGTIGHVDHGKTTLTAALTKVMAELQGGEVKAFDQIDNAPEERARGITISTSHVEYESANRHYAHVDCPGHADYVKNMITGAAQMDGAILVCSAADGPMPQTREHILLSRQVGVPYIVVFLNKADMVDDAELIELVEMEIRELLNQYEFPGDDTPIIVGSALKALEGDQSEIGVASVVKLVEALDSYIPEPERAIDGKFLMPIEDVFSISGRGTVVTGRVERGIIKVGEAVEIVGIKDTVQTTCTGVEMFRKLLDQGQAGDNVGVLLRGTKREDVERGQVLAHVNSIKPHSHFKAEIYVLSKDEGGRHTPFFNGYRPQFYFRTTDVTGAVELPEGVEMVMPGDNIAVTVKLIAPIAMEDGLRFAIREGGRTVGAGVVASIIE from the coding sequence ATGGCTAAAGAAAAATTTGAAAGAAAAAAACCGCACGTAAACGTGGGTACAATCGGTCACGTTGACCATGGTAAAACCACATTGACAGCGGCTCTGACCAAAGTAATGGCTGAACTGCAAGGCGGCGAAGTAAAAGCTTTCGATCAAATTGATAATGCCCCGGAAGAACGCGCACGTGGTATTACTATTTCTACCTCGCACGTGGAGTACGAATCCGCCAACCGCCACTATGCGCACGTTGACTGCCCTGGTCATGCCGACTATGTCAAAAACATGATTACCGGTGCGGCGCAAATGGACGGCGCGATTCTGGTTTGCTCCGCGGCGGACGGCCCAATGCCGCAAACTCGCGAACACATTCTGTTGTCTCGCCAAGTTGGTGTGCCATATATCGTGGTATTCCTGAACAAAGCCGACATGGTTGACGATGCTGAGTTGATCGAACTGGTTGAAATGGAAATTCGCGAGTTGTTAAATCAATATGAATTCCCAGGCGATGACACGCCAATTATCGTTGGCTCCGCCCTGAAGGCGTTGGAAGGCGATCAAAGTGAAATCGGCGTGGCTTCGGTTGTTAAGCTGGTTGAAGCGCTGGATAGCTATATTCCAGAGCCAGAACGTGCCATCGACGGCAAATTCCTGATGCCAATCGAAGACGTATTCTCAATCTCCGGTCGCGGCACCGTGGTAACCGGTCGTGTCGAGCGCGGTATCATCAAAGTCGGTGAAGCGGTTGAGATCGTTGGTATTAAAGACACCGTTCAAACCACCTGTACCGGTGTTGAAATGTTCCGTAAACTGCTGGATCAAGGTCAAGCGGGCGATAACGTCGGTGTATTGTTGCGTGGTACCAAAAGGGAAGACGTTGAGCGTGGTCAAGTATTGGCGCACGTTAACTCAATTAAGCCGCACTCGCATTTTAAAGCTGAAATCTACGTATTGTCCAAGGATGAAGGTGGTCGTCACACGCCATTCTTCAACGGCTACCGTCCACAGTTCTACTTTAGAACGACCGACGTAACCGGTGCGGTTGAGTTGCCTGAAGGCGTAGAGATGGTAATGCCGGGCGATAACATCGCGGTTACCGTAAAATTGATCGCGCCAATCGCGATGGAAGACGGCTTGCGTTTCGCGATCCGTGAAGGTGGTCGTACCGTCGGTGCGGGTGTTGTTGCTTCAATTATCGAATAA
- the rplL gene encoding 50S ribosomal protein L7/L12, with translation MAISKEDILDAVANMTVMEIVDLISAMEEKFGVSAAAAVAVAAPVAAAVVEEQTEFDVILTGFGENKVAVIKAVRGLTGLGLKEAKDAVEGAPTTVKEAVSKAEAEAAKKELEDAGATAEIK, from the coding sequence ATGGCAATTTCAAAAGAAGACATCCTGGATGCAGTCGCAAACATGACTGTGATGGAAATCGTTGATCTGATTTCAGCGATGGAAGAGAAATTCGGCGTTTCCGCCGCCGCCGCCGTAGCCGTTGCGGCACCGGTTGCCGCAGCCGTAGTTGAAGAACAAACTGAATTCGATGTTATTCTGACCGGCTTCGGCGAAAACAAAGTCGCGGTCATTAAAGCGGTCCGTGGTTTGACAGGCCTGGGCTTGAAAGAAGCTAAGGACGCTGTTGAAGGCGCGCCAACCACCGTGAAAGAAGCTGTTAGCAAAGCGGAAGCCGAAGCTGCCAAAAAAGAACTTGAAGACGCTGGCGCAACCGCCGAAATCAAATAA
- the rplJ gene encoding 50S ribosomal protein L10, giving the protein MALNLDGKKVVVEEVAEFAAKAHSAIAAEYRGLTVTELTELRKTARETGVYLRVVKNTLAKRAVAGTEFECMQEKLVGPLILAFSMEDPGCAARLISEFGKTHNKLIAKIVAIGGQAFDGAELDRLARLPTRDQGISMLMSVMKAPVEKLARTLAAIRDEKEAA; this is encoded by the coding sequence GTGGCACTCAATTTAGATGGCAAAAAAGTTGTCGTAGAGGAAGTTGCTGAATTCGCCGCTAAAGCCCATTCCGCCATCGCTGCGGAATATCGTGGTTTGACAGTTACCGAATTGACGGAACTGCGTAAAACCGCGAGAGAAACGGGTGTTTATTTGCGCGTAGTCAAAAACACCCTGGCAAAACGTGCGGTCGCTGGAACTGAGTTCGAATGCATGCAAGAAAAGCTGGTTGGGCCGTTAATTCTGGCGTTTTCGATGGAAGACCCAGGATGTGCAGCACGTTTGATTAGCGAATTTGGAAAAACTCATAACAAACTGATTGCAAAAATCGTCGCAATTGGCGGTCAAGCGTTTGATGGTGCTGAGCTTGATCGATTGGCAAGACTGCCAACCCGCGATCAAGGTATCAGTATGCTGATGTCGGTCATGAAAGCACCGGTTGAGAAACTGGCTCGCACTCTGGCTGCAATCAGAGATGAGAAAGAAGCAGCGTAA
- the rplA gene encoding 50S ribosomal protein L1: protein MAKLTKKAKAIKAKVVGNKQYSVAEAVSLLKEFANTKFDEAIDVSVNLGVDPRKSDQNVRGASVLPNGTGKTVRVAVFTQGPNADAAKEAGADVVGMDDLAEQVKRGEMNFDVVIASPDAMRVVGQLGQILGPRGLMPNPKVGTVTPDVATAVKNAKSGQVRYRTDKSGIIHCSIGKVSFDENAIKQNLEFLVSDLKKAKPTAAKGVYLKKISLSSTMGPGLWIDQTSIDI from the coding sequence ATGGCGAAATTAACTAAAAAAGCGAAAGCGATTAAAGCTAAAGTTGTCGGCAACAAACAATATTCAGTGGCGGAAGCCGTTAGTTTGCTGAAAGAATTTGCCAATACTAAATTCGATGAAGCCATTGATGTCAGTGTGAACCTGGGCGTGGATCCAAGAAAATCAGATCAAAACGTGCGTGGAGCTTCCGTGTTGCCGAACGGCACTGGTAAAACAGTACGCGTTGCCGTCTTTACTCAAGGTCCTAATGCGGATGCCGCGAAAGAAGCCGGTGCGGATGTGGTTGGTATGGATGATTTGGCCGAACAGGTCAAACGCGGCGAGATGAATTTCGATGTGGTTATCGCATCTCCCGATGCGATGCGTGTTGTCGGTCAATTAGGTCAAATATTAGGCCCACGCGGGTTAATGCCTAACCCTAAAGTCGGTACCGTAACGCCAGATGTGGCTACCGCGGTAAAAAATGCTAAATCAGGCCAGGTCAGGTACCGCACCGATAAATCGGGCATCATTCATTGTTCGATCGGTAAAGTGTCGTTTGACGAAAACGCAATCAAACAAAATCTGGAGTTCCTGGTTTCGGATTTGAAGAAAGCCAAGCCAACCGCGGCAAAAGGCGTATACCTGAAAAAAATCTCTCTTTCATCAACCATGGGTCCAGGCTTGTGGATTGATCAAACCAGTATCGATATCTAA
- the nusG gene encoding transcription termination/antitermination protein NusG yields the protein MSLRWYVVHAYSNFENKVKQALEERIKREGLEEYFGKILVPTEEVVEMKMGQQRKSERKFFPGYVLVQMELNDETWHLVRNVPRVLGFIGGASDKPSPISDKEAMAILNRVEEGVNKPRPKILFEVGEVVRIIDGPFKDFNGNIEEVNYEKSRLRVSVLIFGRSTPVELEFVQVEKV from the coding sequence ATGTCTCTGCGTTGGTATGTGGTACATGCGTACTCCAATTTTGAAAACAAAGTAAAGCAAGCCTTGGAAGAACGCATTAAACGAGAAGGATTAGAAGAATACTTCGGTAAAATCCTGGTGCCAACCGAAGAAGTTGTTGAAATGAAAATGGGTCAACAGCGGAAAAGTGAAAGAAAGTTTTTCCCTGGCTATGTGCTTGTTCAAATGGAATTGAATGACGAAACTTGGCATTTGGTGAGAAACGTACCGAGAGTATTGGGATTTATTGGTGGCGCATCCGACAAGCCGTCGCCGATTTCGGACAAAGAGGCAATGGCCATTCTGAATAGAGTGGAAGAAGGGGTTAACAAGCCGCGGCCGAAAATATTGTTTGAAGTGGGTGAGGTGGTGCGTATCATAGACGGCCCATTCAAAGACTTTAATGGAAATATTGAAGAAGTTAACTACGAAAAGAGTCGTCTACGGGTTTCGGTTTTAATTTTTGGTCGTTCTACACCGGTTGAGCTTGAATTCGTGCAGGTCGAAAAAGTTTAA
- the rplK gene encoding 50S ribosomal protein L11: protein MAKKIDSYIKLQVKAGEANPSPPVGPALGQRGVNIMEFCKAFNARTQEVEKGLPLPVVITVYSDKSFTFITKTPPASILLKKAAGIKSGSSKPNSSKVGTVTRAQLEEIAKTKMEDLNAADMDAAIRIIAGSARSMGLNVEGV from the coding sequence ATGGCAAAAAAAATTGATTCATATATCAAACTGCAAGTAAAAGCAGGCGAGGCAAATCCGAGTCCTCCGGTCGGTCCTGCATTGGGTCAACGTGGTGTCAACATTATGGAGTTTTGCAAGGCATTCAATGCCCGTACTCAAGAAGTTGAAAAAGGGCTGCCGTTGCCAGTCGTAATCACCGTGTATAGCGATAAAAGCTTTACCTTTATCACCAAAACGCCACCAGCTTCAATTCTGCTGAAAAAAGCCGCCGGTATAAAAAGTGGCAGCAGTAAGCCAAACTCCAGCAAAGTTGGCACGGTTACTCGTGCGCAATTGGAAGAAATTGCTAAAACTAAAATGGAAGATTTGAACGCGGCCGATATGGATGCGGCAATCAGAATTATTGCGGGAAGCGCTCGCAGCATGGGCTTGAACGTGGAGGGCGTGTAA
- the secE gene encoding preprotein translocase subunit SecE, whose product MNAQAEQVTSVADIVKLVLCPFFIIAGVIAFYHFSDFLLLYRVIGLVAVISVAVGICFTTAKGRAVWQFMLESKQEVRRVVWPTRDEAVRTTLLVFTMVFIVGLILWLLDMFLFWAIQLLMNQGIQ is encoded by the coding sequence ATGAACGCACAAGCAGAACAAGTTACTTCGGTAGCGGATATTGTGAAACTGGTTTTATGCCCGTTTTTTATCATTGCAGGCGTAATTGCGTTCTATCATTTTTCCGATTTTCTGTTGCTGTACAGAGTGATTGGTTTGGTGGCGGTAATTTCAGTGGCGGTAGGTATTTGCTTTACAACGGCTAAAGGTCGTGCAGTATGGCAATTCATGCTGGAATCCAAGCAAGAAGTTAGACGAGTGGTCTGGCCGACGCGTGATGAGGCCGTGAGAACCACCCTGCTTGTGTTTACAATGGTCTTTATTGTTGGCCTGATTCTTTGGTTGCTGGATATGTTTTTATTCTGGGCTATACAACTTTTGATGAATCAGGGGATTCAATAA